In Podospora pseudopauciseta strain CBS 411.78 chromosome 2 map unlocalized CBS411.78m_2, whole genome shotgun sequence, the genomic stretch AAAAAATCGCGATACCGCTTCACAAGGTCACCCACCTCTGTATTGATGGCGAATTCGGGGTTCCAAGAGTCTGGCGGAATGATTTTGCAGAGACCGTATTCTCTCGCCTCTTTTGAGATTTTCCTAATGTACTCGAAAGGTTCTTTCCATTCCTCCTCCGTTGGCTGGTACGTCGGCGCTTCCTGCAGCCCGTGTGgcctgttcttcttcttgagggGCTCCTTGCACATGGTAGGTTGCCCGCGGCGCTCAACTGACGACAGGTCGAGAGGCGCGCTCTTCATGGAGCTCAGCGGCACTTGAGGTTTTGGCGGGTGATAGCCATTCCCGTTGACCTGCGCCGCTTTTGACTTGGCCCCGTTTGCGATGGAAGCTGAAGGCATGGTCATGGCGGGAGAATCTTTGGCATGTGCATTGGTGCTGATCGTGGTGATGGATCCGTTCGACACGCTGGCGGAGGGGACCGATACCATGCTCGCTGTCGGTTGCTTCGATATTCGCCGTCGTGGAGCGTGTAAATGCCAACGAGGCCGGAGGGCTGTATCGAGCGAAAGGATGGGAAAGTATATTTAATCGTGGTGGGATTGTGTATTAGAACTGGTGAGTCAAACAGAGTCGTAGCTTCGACGCATCGTATGGCGTGGATCTGGAGAGTTGCGACGAAAGGTTAAACCATCACGCGCCGACTTGCAAGGCAAGAGAGGATGGCTTGAGCAGGGAAGGCCCGAAGCTTTTGAAGGCCAGCTCGATTATATTAACTTTCTCTCACGTACCATGGGGCGCCGGAAGTGAAGTTATGGTAAGAACTACACGCGCTGTTGCTCTGTTTTGTCGGTTCAAAATTGCGTGCAACAGCTGCAATCATGCCAGCGACTCTCGCCCAGCAGTGGAGGCTATGATCTGTTTCCAGGTATTTCGCAACAGGTGCTGGGAGCTTGAGCAGCGTGCGCCGGGAAGAAATGAGAGGTCGTGTGAAAATCGGAGAGTTTCCAGGTTGTGGTGAGGAATTGGGGCCGACACGCGGAGGCGGCAACGAGGTGAAGGGATATTGAAGATAGCCGGCTGTGATGTGAGGAAGGAAAGAGCTGGCGGAGACGGGGGACAagcgggtggtggagggaacATGGGGCATGGATGGGGACGACGGCGGACGGGAGACGTTCCAAAAAGGCGAGGTAGGGCGGCAGCTGTCGGGACGATTTTGGCTGGGGAGGCGTCCAGGCGCAAACCTTCAAGTGGGTCCCTTCCCACAACTGGTCATCCTGGGCCTCACTTCGACTCCATGCATAACTATCTACGGAATACGTGCCTCGAGAAAAGAATCTGCATGTGGCACGCTCTTCTGGAATCATCACCCTACGCAATTCTCATGCCCTACAGCCAGTGCACccaggtgaggttgaggctgaGGCATCGAAATCTCAAAATGATCTCAGTTCTCATCTTGCAGCTCCACCAAAAAACGGGAGGATCAAACATCCCACCAAGCTGCATGTCCCACTTTGACAAAAGCCACAATTTGAATGACCTGCAAAAATTGAATCGCATCTCCTCGTACAAGAAGTAAGAGATCAGCTGTCATATTTCCAAGCTTGATATGCTTTACAAATCCTAATCCGGGGTCCTAAACTGCAGTAATAGGCGCGGCGCGCACAAAGAAAGGCTGGCACAGTGTGGCTGCGATGCATGCCGGCACAATCTGGTAGGGTCAGGTAAGGTCGTACAGACCAGTCTCCAACATGGGATAAAATCACACCAGGAAGGCGGCAACTCCTGAAATCTCGGTCTGAGCTGACGCAGAGAAAAAAATACCGATATCCGAGCTCTCTCCAGCATCCAACCCACAGTTTGTGTGCCACCACGGTACTGACAGTCATGATCGCAtgtggtaggtaggtggtcAGCATTTCAATGGCTGAAGTGGGCACATGAATCATACATTATGCCCCCCAATATTTGGCAGTCAAAAACAGTTAGCTGGAGGGGCTAGTAACCGCTGATAAAAACGAGCAAAATGCTGCAGAATCACAAAAGCAGTGCAGGTACACTAGGCTCGGAAGGGTCGCGAGCCCTGATGAAGAGGGCGGGGTATGCAAGTCGACATGCTGTTGGAAGCAGTCCCGTACTCGGCAATGCGACAGTCTTATGAAGATGGACAGAAACAAGAAGAGGTGGGCAGAGATCTGATATCGCGCCGGATCCAAAGCAATCCTATCCTATGGCTGGCCAATGAACGAAGGCTTGACGTTCGAGCAAGAGGTGCCAAGACATCTGGGGGTGGCACACGCTTGGGAGACGGGGGCCATCAGGTGCCACCGGATTTATGTAATCGTCCGCTCTGTGTGAACTCAAGTGCATGAACCTCTTATCAAAACATCCCGTCTTCAAACCCATTGCTAGCCGACGCCAAACTGTTAATTCCTAGTGAAGAATTCATCCGTGTAAATCCAAGCCATATATACAAGATCTGGGTATCATTTCATTGCCAGGTGCTGCCTTGCCCTCATCCAAACGCCATCCCCATGTCCAACAGCCATGTAAATAGTTGTATGCTCCGACCTCTTCAACCATCCTTTTCACCAGTTTCCTTCGTCTTCGCCGTCTTTTTCCTTGGTgccctttttctcttcaccTTCAGCAAAttttccacctccttctGCCCCCTAACCCTCAACGTCAACTCCTTCATCATCGTCCCCCAATGTACCTCACCCTTACACCTCGgacacctccctcccaccggcAATATtgccccctctccacctccctcctcgcttTTCAGCAAAtacctcccccaacacctcaaATGTCCCACCCCTTCACACCCCTCATTCGAGCAAACAGCATGTagtcccccctcctcagggtcaatctcctccttgcACACCACGCAACTCCCCTGCCTCTCCAACACAAAGATATCCTGCCCCTTCGCCACATACCCCTTAAGCGGCGCATAATCCAACGGCAAGCCATATATCCCCCAAGTcggcacctcctcccctcccccatccccatccaaccccttccctaCCACACCCAACGGTTCCGAAGCCGACGCCCTCGCCACCACagccccctcatcctccccaaaatccGTCACAACCGGTAAACTCCCCCTCAattccctctccaccttcccacaccacctcccccacgcAGCATGCACATCCCTCTTAAAAAAATGCACCCTCAACGGCCACCTCGCAAAACTCGGtaccgacaacaacaagtGCAAATTTGACAGAATCGAACTCAAACTCTTCGGCGGTCTCTTCGGCTGCCCATTCCTCTTCCGCTGGGTAGAAAACGCAAGACGAGATTCAGAGGGTATGTGCAATGATGTGTGTGGGTTTGTTAGAGCCCATCTACaatacaaaaaaaaatcagTATCTTAACCCAAGGGATTACGTGGAAAAAGCTTACTCAAACTTCAAGGCGGCAGTTGAGCTGGCAAAACCAGAGACCAAAGCGACCATCTCCCATGGCCGGAGGGAGTTTCGTGATGTGCGCACTGCTCCGCCTTTGACGACCCCGTTGTGTTGGCTCAGGCGgcggggtgggttgggtgttgaGCCGATGTAGAGGGAGGAGTGGCGGACGGTGGAGCGGAGGATGTAGACGCAGTAGAGGGCGGGGATCGGTCTGGGTTGAGGGGTCATTTTTGATGGCTTGATGATGCCGCGCGGTATCAGTGCATTCTGGTGGTAAGGATGTGTTTTGCGCCAAACTCAATCTCGCCGGGCAGGCGTAAGAAAGGAATGCGAAAATTTTATCAACAGGCTTAAGAGTTCCCAACCCTGGGTAATAATAATAAGACGGGATGCAGAAATCACAGATTGTCGTTGATGGAATTGTTCGAGAAGCGCAATCTCGAATTCCTTTGTTTACCTTTGGTCACCGGCAGACGTCGGTCCCTGGGGTGACGTCGCTCCGTACAGGGCCGTTTTGCCCCTCCGAAGTGGGTCTCAAACTGACAGGGGTCCAGTTCCCCGGAATATCAGCGCCAAGACCTGTTCAGACTTCAACATGGAGAGACCCCTTCGCCAGGCAAAACGAAGTACAAGATAATCAAGCAATTGCGAAATGCTGGGTATTAGCTAAGTCTACATAATCCTGAAACCTTGCATGCGATAAAAACTCCGGTGAACAATTTTCCCAACCCCTCTGCCGTGCGACTACAACAGACCCTGCTTCTGAAGATCAAGGTAAACCTTCTCAGGCATGACATTGCCCTCAGCATCCTCCATCTGCACAACTGACCCGTCATCCACATgatgcttcttctcctccctttgAATCTTTTCCCAGAGCCTCATGGCCTCTGCAATCGAGGTGATGTCTCGAAACAGATAGGTATTCGTGATGCCGAGACGCTTCAAGTTCGTGATGTGATTCGTCTCGTTGAAGTGCTTGTCGAACGCGCGACGGCCTCTGTACACGAAGTTGCCACAAATCTCGCAGGGAAATTCCTGGCCCAAGCCGTGGAGACGGTACAGCCAGAAGGGGATCGGCTTGCCGTCCCAGGCCAGCGGAagtttgagggggttgtagatcttgtcgtcatcgtcgttgtcctcctcctcttcgggCGCTTGATTCTGTGGAGTGTTTGACATGTTGTAAAAGTTCTCCAACTCTTGGGCGCGTTCGCGCTCTGTCATACCCTGCCGTCGCTCCACGTTCACACGAGTATCGTCCTTTTCGGTACTCATGGCACTAGTGAGCTTCCTGACCCTAAACTCTCTCTCGGCAACAGCGCGTTCCCTCAGACGATGCGCCAGCGCAACAGGCGCATGGCTGTCTCCAACAGCAGCTGTTTCCTCCCACTTGGCCAAGATCTCGGCGGCCTTGATATGTTTCCGCCCATTCAAGTGCCCCTTGTAGACGTTCTCATTCTTGAACTCCTTCTCGCAGGCCTCACACCACACCGCCTCAGATGTCGAAAGGTTGCGCGACATCGCGTTCTTcttggctgccgctgctTCCTTTTGCCACCCCGGCACCTCGTCCTTCTCCCATGCCGTctcaaactccttctcccagcCCTCATACACCTTGTCGAGGTTCTCTAGTGGGCGAGTCCGTCGCATAAAAGACTCCAAGTATGAAGCAAGGTCACCCAGGTACTTGAAGTAGTCGTCCGTCAACTTATCTGCCCGCTTGATTCCACCCTTCCCTGGCTGAAAGTCGTCAAACACCTCGAGGTACTGCAGATAGGCCAAGCGCTTCGCGTTTGGCAAGTTCAGGTACGCCTCGTGGCAGGTGTGCAAATCGAAATATCGTCCATATGCTTCCTCGCCCGAGAACATGCTCTCCACAATGTATGGCTGATCGGGCCCTTTCCGCGGCTTGTACCATTGCTCTGAATTCTCGGCCTGCTCGCTGGGGTAGTTCCCGTGGTGctctttgatcttgttgtACTGGGCGTTGAACTCTTTAAATGGATCACCGGAGCTGATGTCCAAGATTTCTTTTGATCGTTCGCTGGCTTTATCTTCGTAGAGGGATAGGAGGATGGCCGACTGTTTTTGGATCTGGTCGAGCAATTGGGAGACTTCATGGTCACGGTTCAAGCGATCGCGGATCTATAAAGATGTTAGTATCAAGTGTGAGGCGGTCAACGGTGCTGGATGGAGGCCATCCCGACATACCTGTTTTGGTTCATCGCCCATGCGATCTACAATTCCCTGCTCGAGGCGCTCCAGGTCCTCATGGATGTATCTctgctcctccaacaacattTTGGTCGTCAATATGTGTCTCGCTGGGGTTCTATGTGGTCAGATAGAGCAATACTGAAAATGGATTGCAGAATATGGAAAGCTCCAAAGCTCGAAGTTGGTTGTTATCGATATCT encodes the following:
- the SLX1 gene encoding Slx4p interacting protein (COG:L; EggNog:ENOG503NZP6); its protein translation is MTPQPRPIPALYCVYILRSTVRHSSLYIGSTPNPPRRLSQHNGVVKGGAVRTSRNSLRPWEMVALVSGFASSTAALKFEWALTNPHTSLHIPSESRLAFSTQRKRNGQPKRPPKSLSSILSNLHLLLSVPSFARWPLRVHFFKRDVHAAWGRWCGKVERELRGSLPVVTDFGEDEGAVVARASASEPLGVVGKGLDGDGGGEEVPTWGIYGLPLDYAPLKGYVAKGQDIFVLERQGSCVVCKEEIDPEEGGLHAVCSNEGCEGVGHLRCWGRYLLKSEEGGGEGAILPVGGRCPRCKGEVHWGTMMKELTLRVRGQKEVENLLKVKRKRAPRKKTAKTKETGEKDG
- the sap61 gene encoding Pre-mRNA-splicing factor sap61 (COG:A; EggNog:ENOG503NU4F); protein product: MLLEEQRYIHEDLERLEQGIVDRMGDEPKQIRDRLNRDHEVSQLLDQIQKQSAILLSLYEDKASERSKEILDISSGDPFKEFNAQYNKIKEHHGNYPSEQAENSEQWYKPRKGPDQPYIVESMFSGEEAYGRYFDLHTCHEAYLNLPNAKRLAYLQYLEVFDDFQPGKGGIKRADKLTDDYFKYLGDLASYLESFMRRTRPLENLDKVYEGWEKEFETAWEKDEVPGWQKEAAAAKKNAMSRNLSTSEAVWCEACEKEFKNENVYKGHLNGRKHIKAAEILAKWEETAAVGDSHAPVALAHRLRERAVAEREFRVRKLTSAMSTEKDDTRVNVERRQGMTERERAQELENFYNMSNTPQNQAPEEEEDNDDDDKIYNPLKLPLAWDGKPIPFWLYRLHGLGQEFPCEICGNFVYRGRRAFDKHFNETNHITNLKRLGITNTYLFRDITSIAEAMRLWEKIQREEKKHHVDDGSVVQMEDAEGNVMPEKVYLDLQKQGLL